The following are encoded together in the Pleurocapsa sp. FMAR1 genome:
- a CDS encoding FHA domain-containing protein: MSQIPRCPEPSCSFFNQVLPHTAKICPMCGTSLAQAVQPPIKAASTDHYAQTPTPSPQRSSTINNQERPQLKLHHPSQQSFVLLRKSGVIGRQSIADGMRPDIDLTGLPHAGIISRAHAHLYWEIAQKAYMIVDDSRNGSYLNDKLLPRGAPHSLNNGDKLQFGQDGLICLQVELIGDST; encoded by the coding sequence ATGAGCCAAATTCCTCGTTGTCCAGAACCAAGCTGCTCTTTCTTTAATCAAGTACTACCACACACAGCCAAAATTTGTCCAATGTGCGGTACTTCCTTGGCACAAGCAGTACAACCGCCTATTAAGGCAGCTTCGACAGATCACTATGCTCAAACTCCCACTCCTTCGCCCCAGCGTTCATCAACAATTAATAATCAGGAACGTCCTCAGCTAAAATTGCATCATCCGAGCCAACAAAGTTTTGTATTGCTTAGGAAGTCTGGCGTAATTGGTCGTCAAAGTATAGCTGATGGTATGCGTCCTGACATCGATTTAACAGGACTGCCCCATGCAGGTATCATCTCTCGCGCCCATGCTCATCTCTACTGGGAGATTGCTCAAAAAGCTTACATGATTGTTGATGATAGCCGAAACGGTAGCTACCTCAATGATAAATTATTACCTCGTGGAGCGCCCCATTCATTGAATAATGGTGATAAATTACAGTTTGGTCAGGATGGGTTGATTTGCTTGCAGGTTGAATTGATTGGTGATTCAACTTAA
- a CDS encoding VgrG-related protein translates to MPTKINRTTSTNNSPNLYLNKPIIKLNGTKAPEELINDTLEIVVDESLHMPSMFVIKIHNVYVSASENSKPWQHEKYFNIGDQISIGFEASTTEDVDFQEAEIEERLIDGEITGIEVEFSHTSEAHIIVRGYDVSHRLHRGRNNRSFLNCTDTDIVRRVAQEARIKIGQLDASGIPHEYVFQENQTNMEFLRERAAKIGFELFVQNNKIFFRKPKSEGSFKLEWLEEVTSFDVRVTSAKQVSSVQVNSWDYSQKKLISETVSKEQLVTETGNGNGSSIAQKFKMKQPPKMIVVDQPVDTAKEAKQMAQAICNVLGGDFVTADAKAIGDPRIRPGKVIELAKLGTRYSGKYYVTGTCHHYIRGNYTTNFAVRGLREGSLLSTLPPKTHLQPGQTLLVGLVTNNKDPKGWGRVKVKFPTLTMDHESHWARVVGLGAANKRGFYCLPEINDEVLVGFEHGDIHRPYIVGGVWNGKDKTVEPVADTVKNGKVRLRTIKTRTGHEIQFVEEDHKKSKAGIYIKTKDGHRIDINDSQKFIEIKTAGRHTIRMDDKSSSKKIEIKTSGRNQVILNDTRSFISVRTRAGQSLTFRDLGMNVALNTTGTVNVNGTAGVTVTSAGAVNVNAGGLASVNAVGAASIKAGGPISAFSVAPIDLTSVSAITIKAPKISMLSVPGGTSVNVTPLPG, encoded by the coding sequence ATGCCTACCAAAATTAATCGAACAACGTCTACTAACAATAGTCCAAACCTTTATTTAAACAAGCCTATAATCAAACTAAATGGTACGAAAGCACCAGAAGAACTAATAAATGACACTTTGGAAATTGTTGTGGATGAAAGTTTACACATGCCGAGTATGTTTGTTATTAAAATCCATAATGTCTATGTTAGCGCGAGCGAGAACAGTAAACCTTGGCAACACGAAAAGTACTTTAATATTGGCGATCAAATTTCGATTGGATTTGAGGCTAGTACGACAGAAGATGTTGATTTTCAGGAGGCCGAAATAGAGGAGCGGTTGATCGATGGCGAAATTACAGGCATTGAAGTCGAATTTTCCCATACATCTGAAGCCCATATTATCGTACGTGGCTATGACGTTTCCCATCGACTGCATCGGGGTCGCAACAATCGGTCTTTTCTAAACTGTACAGATACTGATATTGTACGACGTGTCGCTCAAGAAGCGAGGATTAAAATCGGTCAATTAGATGCAAGTGGTATCCCCCACGAATATGTTTTTCAAGAAAATCAGACCAATATGGAGTTTCTACGGGAGCGCGCCGCAAAAATAGGGTTTGAACTCTTTGTACAGAACAACAAGATTTTCTTTCGCAAGCCCAAAAGTGAAGGTTCTTTCAAGCTGGAGTGGCTTGAGGAGGTTACGAGCTTTGATGTAAGAGTTACCAGTGCCAAACAAGTTAGTTCAGTCCAGGTTAATAGCTGGGATTATAGTCAGAAAAAGTTGATCTCAGAAACTGTCTCGAAGGAACAATTGGTCACAGAGACGGGAAATGGCAATGGGAGCAGCATCGCTCAAAAGTTTAAAATGAAACAACCTCCTAAGATGATTGTGGTTGACCAACCTGTAGATACTGCAAAAGAAGCAAAACAGATGGCTCAGGCGATTTGTAATGTGCTAGGCGGAGATTTTGTGACTGCTGATGCCAAAGCTATAGGAGACCCTAGAATTCGACCAGGCAAAGTGATTGAACTTGCAAAACTGGGAACTCGCTATAGCGGTAAATACTATGTAACAGGAACTTGTCACCATTACATCCGTGGGAACTACACAACTAATTTTGCAGTTCGAGGGCTTAGAGAAGGCAGCTTACTTTCTACATTGCCGCCTAAAACACATTTGCAACCTGGTCAAACTCTCTTGGTAGGTTTAGTAACTAATAATAAAGATCCAAAAGGTTGGGGTCGCGTTAAAGTAAAATTTCCCACTTTAACCATGGATCATGAAAGCCATTGGGCTAGGGTAGTGGGTTTAGGAGCAGCTAATAAAAGAGGATTTTATTGTTTGCCAGAAATTAATGATGAAGTGCTTGTCGGTTTTGAACACGGCGATATTCATCGACCCTACATAGTGGGGGGTGTCTGGAATGGCAAAGACAAAACGGTGGAACCGGTTGCTGATACCGTCAAGAATGGCAAAGTAAGACTACGCACCATTAAAACCCGTACAGGACATGAAATTCAATTTGTCGAGGAAGACCATAAAAAATCTAAAGCAGGAATCTATATTAAAACTAAGGACGGACATCGTATCGACATCAACGATAGTCAGAAATTTATAGAAATTAAAACTGCTGGTAGGCATACCATTCGCATGGACGACAAAAGTAGTTCAAAAAAGATTGAAATTAAAACGTCAGGTAGAAATCAAGTGATCTTAAATGATACGAGATCTTTCATTAGCGTTAGAACTAGAGCGGGACAATCCCTCACCTTCCGCGACCTCGGCATGAATGTTGCCCTTAATACCACAGGAACGGTTAATGTAAATGGAACGGCAGGCGTTACGGTTACTAGTGCTGGTGCTGTTAACGTTAATGCTGGTGGTCTTGCCAGTGTTAATGCAGTAGGCGCTGCTAGCATAAAGGCAGGTGGACCAATTTCAGCATTTTCAGTCGCTCCAATTGATTTAACGTCAGTTTCCGCAATCACCATTAAGGCTCCAAAGATTTCAATGCTATCAGTGCCAGGGGGGACAAGTGTTAACGTTACTCCACTGCCAGGGTAG
- a CDS encoding CIS tube protein, protein MKLEKAKLMVHSDPSGQAKDIEFMFNPSELDFTRQINWDYDVGNRGTTLLPKVNFSGVEPYSFTLQNLLFDTYETKKSVLKGYIDNIKKGATARSNTRTRPPVYILTWHDSYFHCVMTSLNYRLTLFLPDGTPVKAIVNIGLQEVDPENLPGGKPPAIGVPDKRLA, encoded by the coding sequence ATGAAACTTGAAAAAGCAAAGCTGATGGTTCATAGTGACCCTAGCGGACAAGCCAAAGATATTGAGTTCATGTTTAATCCATCAGAACTTGATTTTACTCGGCAGATAAATTGGGATTATGACGTAGGCAATCGAGGAACCACTTTATTGCCAAAGGTTAATTTCTCTGGAGTAGAACCCTATTCATTTACCTTACAGAATTTATTATTCGATACTTACGAGACAAAGAAATCTGTTCTCAAGGGATATATTGACAATATTAAAAAGGGTGCGACGGCTCGTAGTAATACTCGTACTCGCCCGCCAGTCTATATTTTAACTTGGCACGATAGTTATTTTCACTGCGTCATGACGAGTTTGAACTATCGACTCACCCTCTTTCTACCTGATGGCACTCCTGTTAAAGCGATCGTTAATATTGGACTTCAAGAAGTCGATCCTGAAAATCTGCCAGGAGGAAAGCCACCAGCAATAGGAGTCCCTGATAAAAGACTTGCCTAA
- a CDS encoding phage tail protein, translating into MTTQQSNSNVKNYVTTNRFYIEIGTNIVASFSECSGISIEVEKEVYHEGGVNEQQRISLGQTRFSDITLKRGMTDDYTFSKWLGELFEGITQRRNVNILTFNQAGDIMKSWCLIGAIPVGWKLPSLEADGNMVAVEELTLAFEGLKIGKQSAGGDAVSRDAKGYFAESAWKSMSTGA; encoded by the coding sequence ATGACTACGCAACAATCCAATTCTAACGTCAAAAACTACGTCACAACTAACCGATTCTATATAGAAATCGGCACAAATATAGTTGCCTCATTTTCAGAATGTTCGGGCATCAGTATTGAAGTGGAAAAGGAGGTATATCACGAGGGTGGCGTAAACGAGCAGCAAAGAATCAGTTTAGGACAAACTCGTTTTTCAGATATCACACTAAAGCGGGGAATGACTGACGATTATACCTTTTCAAAATGGTTAGGCGAATTATTTGAAGGAATAACACAGCGACGCAACGTTAATATTCTGACATTCAATCAAGCTGGGGATATCATGAAGAGCTGGTGCTTGATTGGTGCTATTCCAGTGGGATGGAAACTCCCTAGTTTAGAGGCTGATGGCAATATGGTTGCAGTTGAGGAATTGACTTTAGCCTTTGAAGGTTTAAAAATCGGCAAGCAGTCTGCTGGTGGCGATGCAGTCTCTAGGGATGCGAAGGGATATTTTGCTGAAAGTGCTTGGAAATCAATGTCAACTGGAGCTTGA